From Dermochelys coriacea isolate rDerCor1 chromosome 15, rDerCor1.pri.v4, whole genome shotgun sequence, a single genomic window includes:
- the MAPKAPK5 gene encoding MAP kinase-activated protein kinase 5 isoform X3, translating into MSEDHEMDKMIKETSILEEYSINWTQKLGAGISGPVRVCMKKSTQERFALKILLDRPKARNEVRLHMMCATHPNIVQIIEVYANSVQFPHESSPRARLLIVMEMMEGGELFHRISQHRHFTEKQASQVTKQIALALQHCHSLNIAHRDLKPENLLFKDNSLDAPVKLCDFGFAKIDQGDLMTPQFTPYYVAPQVLEAQRRHQKEKSGIIPTSPTPYTYNKSCDLWSLGVIIYVMLCGYPPFYSKHHSRTIPKDMRKKIMTGSFEFPEEEWSQISEMAKDIVRKLLKVKPEERLTIEGVLDHPWLNSTEALDNILPSSQMMMDKAMVAGIQQAHAEQLANMRIQDLKVSLKPLHSVNNPILRKRKLLGTKPKDGVYIHDPENGSDDSNVALEKLRDVIAQCILPQAGKGENEDEKLNEVMQEAWKYNRECKLLRDTLQSFSWNGKWHLLLRQRLLLHAGYVLKQF; encoded by the exons GAAACCTCCATTTTAGAGGAGTACAGCATTAACTGGACTCAGAAGCTGGGAGCTGGAATCAGTGGTCCAGTTAG AGTCTGCATGAAAAAATCTACTCAAGAACGGTTTGCACTGAAAATTCTTCTTGATCGTCCAAAAGCTAGAAATGAG GTACGTCTGCACATGATGTGTGCAACACATCCAAATATTGTTCAAATTATTGAAGTTTATGCTAACAGTGTGCAGTTCCCTCATGAATCCAGTCCAAG GGCTCGGCTTCTAATTGTAATGGAGATGATGGAAGGGGGAGAGCTATTTCACAGAATCAGCCAGCACCGGCACTTTACTGAGAAGCAAGCAAGCCAAGTAACAAAGCAG ATAGCTTTGGCTTTGCAGCACTGTCACTCGTTAAACATTGCACATAGAGACCTCAAGCCTGAGAATCTCCTCTTCAAGGATAACTCTTTG GACGCTCCAGTTAAGTTGTGCGACTTTGGATTTGCCAAGATAGACCAAGGTGACTTGATGACACCCCAGTTCACTCCATACTATGTAGCACCTCAG GTACTGGAGGCACAAAGACGACATCAGAAAGAGAAATCTGGTATTATCCCTACCTCGCCAACACCCTACACTTATAACAAG AGCTGTGACTTGTGGTCCCTGGGTGTCATTATTTATGTGATGCTGTGCGGATACCCTCCTTTTTACTCCAAACACCACAGTCGGACAATTCCAAAGGACATGCGGAAAAAGATCATGACAGGAAGTTTTGAATTTCCAGAGGAAGAATGGAGCCAGATCTCAGAAATGGCAAAAGACATTGTGAGAAA gcTGCTGAAGGTAAAGCCCGAGGAACGGCTGACTATAGAAGGAGTCCTGGATCATCCCTGGCTAAACTCCACCGAAGCTCTCGATAACATTTTGCCCTCTTCCCAAATGATGATGGACAAG GCAATGGTTGCTGGGATACAACAGGCTCATGCAGAACAACTTGCTAACATGAGAATCCAAGACCTCAAAGTCAGCCTCAAACCCCTCCACTCTGTCAACAATCCAATTCTACGCAAGAGAAAATTGCTAGG CACTAAACCGAAGGATGGTGTCTATATCCACGATCCCGAGAACGGAAGCGACGATTCCAATGTGGCTCTGGAAAAACTCAGAGATGTCATTGCACAGTGTATTCTACCACAGGCTGGTAAAG GAGAGAATGAAGATGAGAAACTGAATGAAGTGATGCAGGAAGCATGGAAATATAATAGGGAGTGTAAATTATTACGAGACACTCTACAGAGCTTCAGCTGGAATGGTAAGTGGCACCTTCTCTTAAGACAGAGGCTGCTCTTACATGCAGGGTATGTTTTGAAACAGTTTTAG
- the MAPKAPK5 gene encoding MAP kinase-activated protein kinase 5 isoform X1, whose amino-acid sequence MSEDHEMDKMIKETSILEEYSINWTQKLGAGISGPVRVCMKKSTQERFALKILLDRPKARNEVRLHMMCATHPNIVQIIEVYANSVQFPHESSPRARLLIVMEMMEGGELFHRISQHRHFTEKQASQVTKQIALALQHCHSLNIAHRDLKPENLLFKDNSLDAPVKLCDFGFAKIDQGDLMTPQFTPYYVAPQVLEAQRRHQKEKSGIIPTSPTPYTYNKSCDLWSLGVIIYVMLCGYPPFYSKHHSRTIPKDMRKKIMTGSFEFPEEEWSQISEMAKDIVRKLLKVKPEERLTIEGVLDHPWLNSTEALDNILPSSQMMMDKAMVAGIQQAHAEQLANMRIQDLKVSLKPLHSVNNPILRKRKLLGTKPKDGVYIHDPENGSDDSNVALEKLRDVIAQCILPQAGKGENEDEKLNEVMQEAWKYNRECKLLRDTLQSFSWNGRGFTDKVDRLKLAEIVKQVIEEQTNSHDSQ is encoded by the exons GAAACCTCCATTTTAGAGGAGTACAGCATTAACTGGACTCAGAAGCTGGGAGCTGGAATCAGTGGTCCAGTTAG AGTCTGCATGAAAAAATCTACTCAAGAACGGTTTGCACTGAAAATTCTTCTTGATCGTCCAAAAGCTAGAAATGAG GTACGTCTGCACATGATGTGTGCAACACATCCAAATATTGTTCAAATTATTGAAGTTTATGCTAACAGTGTGCAGTTCCCTCATGAATCCAGTCCAAG GGCTCGGCTTCTAATTGTAATGGAGATGATGGAAGGGGGAGAGCTATTTCACAGAATCAGCCAGCACCGGCACTTTACTGAGAAGCAAGCAAGCCAAGTAACAAAGCAG ATAGCTTTGGCTTTGCAGCACTGTCACTCGTTAAACATTGCACATAGAGACCTCAAGCCTGAGAATCTCCTCTTCAAGGATAACTCTTTG GACGCTCCAGTTAAGTTGTGCGACTTTGGATTTGCCAAGATAGACCAAGGTGACTTGATGACACCCCAGTTCACTCCATACTATGTAGCACCTCAG GTACTGGAGGCACAAAGACGACATCAGAAAGAGAAATCTGGTATTATCCCTACCTCGCCAACACCCTACACTTATAACAAG AGCTGTGACTTGTGGTCCCTGGGTGTCATTATTTATGTGATGCTGTGCGGATACCCTCCTTTTTACTCCAAACACCACAGTCGGACAATTCCAAAGGACATGCGGAAAAAGATCATGACAGGAAGTTTTGAATTTCCAGAGGAAGAATGGAGCCAGATCTCAGAAATGGCAAAAGACATTGTGAGAAA gcTGCTGAAGGTAAAGCCCGAGGAACGGCTGACTATAGAAGGAGTCCTGGATCATCCCTGGCTAAACTCCACCGAAGCTCTCGATAACATTTTGCCCTCTTCCCAAATGATGATGGACAAG GCAATGGTTGCTGGGATACAACAGGCTCATGCAGAACAACTTGCTAACATGAGAATCCAAGACCTCAAAGTCAGCCTCAAACCCCTCCACTCTGTCAACAATCCAATTCTACGCAAGAGAAAATTGCTAGG CACTAAACCGAAGGATGGTGTCTATATCCACGATCCCGAGAACGGAAGCGACGATTCCAATGTGGCTCTGGAAAAACTCAGAGATGTCATTGCACAGTGTATTCTACCACAGGCTGGTAAAG GAGAGAATGAAGATGAGAAACTGAATGAAGTGATGCAGGAAGCATGGAAATATAATAGGGAGTGTAAATTATTACGAGACACTCTACAGAGCTTCAGCTGGAATG gCAGAGGATTCACAGATAAGGTGGACCGGCTAAAGCTGGCAGAAATAGTGAAACAAGTTATTGAAGAGCAGACAAACTCCCATGATTCACAATAG
- the MAPKAPK5 gene encoding MAP kinase-activated protein kinase 5 isoform X2: MSEDHEMDKMIKETSILEEYSINWTQKLGAGISGPVRVCMKKSTQERFALKILLDRPKARNEVRLHMMCATHPNIVQIIEVYANSVQFPHESSPRARLLIVMEMMEGGELFHRISQHRHFTEKQASQVTKQIALALQHCHSLNIAHRDLKPENLLFKDNSLDAPVKLCDFGFAKIDQGDLMTPQFTPYYVAPQVLEAQRRHQKEKSGIIPTSPTPYTYNKSCDLWSLGVIIYVMLCGYPPFYSKHHSRTIPKDMRKKIMTGSFEFPEEEWSQISEMAKDIVRKLLKVKPEERLTIEGVLDHPWLNSTEALDNILPSSQMMMDKAMVAGIQQAHAEQLANMRIQDLKVSLKPLHSVNNPILRKRKLLGTKPKDGVYIHDPENGSDDSNVALEKLRDVIAQCILPQAGENEDEKLNEVMQEAWKYNRECKLLRDTLQSFSWNGRGFTDKVDRLKLAEIVKQVIEEQTNSHDSQ; encoded by the exons GAAACCTCCATTTTAGAGGAGTACAGCATTAACTGGACTCAGAAGCTGGGAGCTGGAATCAGTGGTCCAGTTAG AGTCTGCATGAAAAAATCTACTCAAGAACGGTTTGCACTGAAAATTCTTCTTGATCGTCCAAAAGCTAGAAATGAG GTACGTCTGCACATGATGTGTGCAACACATCCAAATATTGTTCAAATTATTGAAGTTTATGCTAACAGTGTGCAGTTCCCTCATGAATCCAGTCCAAG GGCTCGGCTTCTAATTGTAATGGAGATGATGGAAGGGGGAGAGCTATTTCACAGAATCAGCCAGCACCGGCACTTTACTGAGAAGCAAGCAAGCCAAGTAACAAAGCAG ATAGCTTTGGCTTTGCAGCACTGTCACTCGTTAAACATTGCACATAGAGACCTCAAGCCTGAGAATCTCCTCTTCAAGGATAACTCTTTG GACGCTCCAGTTAAGTTGTGCGACTTTGGATTTGCCAAGATAGACCAAGGTGACTTGATGACACCCCAGTTCACTCCATACTATGTAGCACCTCAG GTACTGGAGGCACAAAGACGACATCAGAAAGAGAAATCTGGTATTATCCCTACCTCGCCAACACCCTACACTTATAACAAG AGCTGTGACTTGTGGTCCCTGGGTGTCATTATTTATGTGATGCTGTGCGGATACCCTCCTTTTTACTCCAAACACCACAGTCGGACAATTCCAAAGGACATGCGGAAAAAGATCATGACAGGAAGTTTTGAATTTCCAGAGGAAGAATGGAGCCAGATCTCAGAAATGGCAAAAGACATTGTGAGAAA gcTGCTGAAGGTAAAGCCCGAGGAACGGCTGACTATAGAAGGAGTCCTGGATCATCCCTGGCTAAACTCCACCGAAGCTCTCGATAACATTTTGCCCTCTTCCCAAATGATGATGGACAAG GCAATGGTTGCTGGGATACAACAGGCTCATGCAGAACAACTTGCTAACATGAGAATCCAAGACCTCAAAGTCAGCCTCAAACCCCTCCACTCTGTCAACAATCCAATTCTACGCAAGAGAAAATTGCTAGG CACTAAACCGAAGGATGGTGTCTATATCCACGATCCCGAGAACGGAAGCGACGATTCCAATGTGGCTCTGGAAAAACTCAGAGATGTCATTGCACAGTGTATTCTACCACAGGCTG GAGAGAATGAAGATGAGAAACTGAATGAAGTGATGCAGGAAGCATGGAAATATAATAGGGAGTGTAAATTATTACGAGACACTCTACAGAGCTTCAGCTGGAATG gCAGAGGATTCACAGATAAGGTGGACCGGCTAAAGCTGGCAGAAATAGTGAAACAAGTTATTGAAGAGCAGACAAACTCCCATGATTCACAATAG
- the MAPKAPK5 gene encoding MAP kinase-activated protein kinase 5 isoform X4 — protein sequence MRARLLIVMEMMEGGELFHRISQHRHFTEKQASQVTKQIALALQHCHSLNIAHRDLKPENLLFKDNSLDAPVKLCDFGFAKIDQGDLMTPQFTPYYVAPQVLEAQRRHQKEKSGIIPTSPTPYTYNKSCDLWSLGVIIYVMLCGYPPFYSKHHSRTIPKDMRKKIMTGSFEFPEEEWSQISEMAKDIVRKLLKVKPEERLTIEGVLDHPWLNSTEALDNILPSSQMMMDKAMVAGIQQAHAEQLANMRIQDLKVSLKPLHSVNNPILRKRKLLGTKPKDGVYIHDPENGSDDSNVALEKLRDVIAQCILPQAGKGENEDEKLNEVMQEAWKYNRECKLLRDTLQSFSWNGRGFTDKVDRLKLAEIVKQVIEEQTNSHDSQ from the exons ATGAG GGCTCGGCTTCTAATTGTAATGGAGATGATGGAAGGGGGAGAGCTATTTCACAGAATCAGCCAGCACCGGCACTTTACTGAGAAGCAAGCAAGCCAAGTAACAAAGCAG ATAGCTTTGGCTTTGCAGCACTGTCACTCGTTAAACATTGCACATAGAGACCTCAAGCCTGAGAATCTCCTCTTCAAGGATAACTCTTTG GACGCTCCAGTTAAGTTGTGCGACTTTGGATTTGCCAAGATAGACCAAGGTGACTTGATGACACCCCAGTTCACTCCATACTATGTAGCACCTCAG GTACTGGAGGCACAAAGACGACATCAGAAAGAGAAATCTGGTATTATCCCTACCTCGCCAACACCCTACACTTATAACAAG AGCTGTGACTTGTGGTCCCTGGGTGTCATTATTTATGTGATGCTGTGCGGATACCCTCCTTTTTACTCCAAACACCACAGTCGGACAATTCCAAAGGACATGCGGAAAAAGATCATGACAGGAAGTTTTGAATTTCCAGAGGAAGAATGGAGCCAGATCTCAGAAATGGCAAAAGACATTGTGAGAAA gcTGCTGAAGGTAAAGCCCGAGGAACGGCTGACTATAGAAGGAGTCCTGGATCATCCCTGGCTAAACTCCACCGAAGCTCTCGATAACATTTTGCCCTCTTCCCAAATGATGATGGACAAG GCAATGGTTGCTGGGATACAACAGGCTCATGCAGAACAACTTGCTAACATGAGAATCCAAGACCTCAAAGTCAGCCTCAAACCCCTCCACTCTGTCAACAATCCAATTCTACGCAAGAGAAAATTGCTAGG CACTAAACCGAAGGATGGTGTCTATATCCACGATCCCGAGAACGGAAGCGACGATTCCAATGTGGCTCTGGAAAAACTCAGAGATGTCATTGCACAGTGTATTCTACCACAGGCTGGTAAAG GAGAGAATGAAGATGAGAAACTGAATGAAGTGATGCAGGAAGCATGGAAATATAATAGGGAGTGTAAATTATTACGAGACACTCTACAGAGCTTCAGCTGGAATG gCAGAGGATTCACAGATAAGGTGGACCGGCTAAAGCTGGCAGAAATAGTGAAACAAGTTATTGAAGAGCAGACAAACTCCCATGATTCACAATAG
- the LOC119843844 gene encoding disintegrin and metalloproteinase domain-containing protein 9-like codes for MARDGVVGQGLLLRLGITMVLLGPLLPSTVSSPPLPPRFASYEVIVPRKLAAKEGKATKEEMSYVIKAEGKNHIVHLKQKKGFLVKNFPVFTYDARGQLRVDQPHIPDDCYYHGYVEDTPESHVALSICSGLRGFLQIGSLNYGIEPVETSFTFQHRIYRTEEMEPKAVMCGLTANEIKYQASETERRQVPKAEEFHPWTHTKYMELLIVVDKLRFEYSGRNITNVSMEVVDVVSMVDELFYPLRLRVLLTGLEIWTESNPITITHNISEVLSNFNVWRIRHIYPRAPHDVGHLFVYMNFGANIGKAYLRSVCDKKRASGVEAFLHGPSREFAVLVAHELGHNVGMKHDGKECVCANDSTCIMNAHHTQVYQFSNCSSRDYFDLTVSGKGRCLNNIPEIEKLFHVQHCGNFIVDPGEQCDCGSKKQCKKDPCCDHTCQLKPGAICALGQCCHKCQFLQQGRTCRKQTNECDLPEYCNGTSPWCQENVYMQDGTLCSDNGYCFHGFCSTHNLQCQHLFGKAAKVAPESCFQEVNSKGDRFGNCGGDGGDVKFEKCTLENVLCGRVQCVNVKRIPWGEDHMTIIQTPVDNMWCWGIDFHLGVELSDTGRVEDGAKCGTNKICINHTCINETIVLTSNCSVKKCSSRGVCNSNGNCHCNDGWAPPNCQFAGFGGSIDSGPPPLSKIGLFSFVGTILGITIAAAIVTAVIALLLKKPVSKMIRRASERIGQRNPPIRSM; via the coding sequence ATGGCCAGGGACGGAGTTGTGGGACAAGGGCTGCTCCTCAGACTGGGCATCACCATGGTGCTGCTGGGGCCTCTCCTTCCCAGTACAGTCTCTAGTCCTCCACTACCTCCGCGGTTTGCTTCCTATGAAGTGATAGTTCCGAGGAAGCTAGCAGCCAAGGAAGGCAAAGCCACCAAGGAAGAGATGTCCTATGTCATCAAGGCAGAAGGAAAGAACCACATTGTTCACCTAAAGCAGAAGAAAGGATTTCTAGTAAAAAATTTTCCAGTCTTCACTTATGATGCTAGAGGTCAGCTGAGAGTTGATCAGCCCCATATTCCAGATGATTGCTACTATCATGGGTATGTGGAAGATACCCCAGAGTCTCACGTGGCCCTCAGCATCTGCTCCGGACTCAGAGGGTTTCTCCAGATTGGGAGCTTAAACTATGGCATTGAACCTGTGGAGACTTCCTTTACATTCCAGCACCGTATTTATCGAACAGAGGAGATGGAACCCAAGGCTGTGATGTGTGGATTAACCGCCAATGAGATAAAATATCAAGCTTCTGAAACAGAAAGGAGGCAGGTTCCCAAAGCGGAAGAATTTCATCCCTGGACGCACACTAAGTATATGGAGCTTCTTATAGTGGTGGACAAACTGCGGTTTGAATATTCAGGCAGAAATATAACTAATGTTTCGATGGAAGTTGTTGATGTAGTCAGTATGGTGGATGAGCTTTTTTATCCTCTTCGTCTTCGTGTACTACTAACTGGACTAGAAATTTGGACAGAAAGCAACCCCATCACAATTACACACAATATAAGTGAGGTTCTTTCTAATTTTAACGTTTGGAGAATACGTCACATTTATCCACGGGCGCCACATGATGTAGGACACCTGTTTGTGTATATGAACTTCGGAGCAAACATTGGAAAAGCGTACTTGAGAAGTGTCTGTGATAAGAAACGTGCATCAGGTGTCGAAGCATTCTTGCATGGCCCTTCAAGGGAGTTTGCTGTACTTGTTGCTCATGAGCTGGGACATAATGTTGGCATGAAACATGACGGAAAAGAATGTGTATGTGCCAATGATAGTACCTGCATCATGAATGCGCATCATACACAAGTCTATCAATTCAGTAACTGCAGTTCTAGAGACTATTTTGACCTAACAGTGTCCGGGAAAGGACGCTGTCTGAATAACATCCCAGAAATTGAGAAACTATTTCACGTGCAGCATTGTGGCAACTTCATAGTAGACCCAGGAGAACAGTGTGATTGTGGCTCCAAAAAGCAATGTAAAAAGGACCCTTGCTGTGATCACACCTGCCAGTTGAAGCCAGGGGCTATTTGTGCTTTGGGACAGTGCTGTCACAAATGTCAGTTTCTTCAACAAGGAAGAACATGCAGAAAGCAGACAAATGAATGTGACCTGCCTGAGTATTGCAATGGGACGTCTCCGTGGTGCCAAGAGAATGTGTATATGCAAGACGGGACTTTATGCAGTGACAACGGCTACTGTTTTCATGGGTTTTGCTCTACTCACAATTTACAATGTCAACACCTCTTTGGCAAAGCAGCCAAGGTGGCTCCAGAAAGTTGCTTCCAAGAAGTGAACTCAAAAGGGGATCGGTTTGGCAActgtggaggggatgggggtgatGTAAAGTTTGAgaaatgtacattggaaaacgtCTTGTGCGGTAGGGTGCAGTGTGTGAATGTAAAAAGAATACCTTGGGGGGAGGATCATATGACCATAATTCAAACACCAGTAGACAACATGTGGTGCTGGGGGATAGACTTTCACTTGGGGGTAGAGCTCTCTGATACGGGTAGAGTAGAAGATGGCGCAAAGTGTGGTACAAACAAGATTTGTATTAACCACACATGTATTAATGAGACAATCGTGCTGACATCCAACTGTTCTGTAAAGAAGTGCAGCAGTAGAGGGGTTTGCAACAGCAATGGGAACTGCCACTGTAATGATGGCTGGGCCCCTCCAAACTGTCAGTTTGCCGGCTTTGGAGGAAGCATTGACAGTGGGCCCCCACCACTTTCCAAAATTGGACTCTTTAGTTTTGTCGGGACTATTTTGGGCATAACCATTGCTGCTGCTATAGTCACTGCAGTTATCGCTCTCTTACTTAAAAAGCCTGTGTCAAAAATGATTCGCAGAGCATCTGAACGCATTGGGCAAAGAAATCCACCTATCAGGAGCATGTAA